A stretch of Metabacillus sp. FJAT-52054 DNA encodes these proteins:
- the pyk gene encoding pyruvate kinase: protein MRKTKIVCTIGPASESVEKLTALMEAGMNVSRLNFSHGDFEEHGNRIKNIREASKLTGKTVAILLDTKGPEIRTHSMQDGAIELERDKEIIVSMNEVTGTTDKFSISYEGLVEDVHAGSIILLDDGLIGLEVLEVNKAAGEIRTKILNSGTLKNKKGVNVPGVSVNLPGITEKDAKDIVFGIEQGVDFIAASFVRRASDVLEIRELLEEHKATDIQIIPKIENQEGVDNIDEILEVSDGLMVARGDLGVEIPAEEVPLVQKDLIKKCNALGKPVITATQMLDSMQRNPRPTRAEASDVANAIFDGTDAIMLSGETAAGQYPIEAVQTMHNIASRAETALDYKGTLSKRREQTGMTITDAIGQSVAHTALNLNVSAVVTPTESGHTARMISKYRPQAPIVAVTSCESVSRKLALVWGVFSKTGTKAGSTDEMLENAVQESINTGIVKHGDLIVITAGVPIGEAGTTNLMKVYIVGDILAKGQGIGRKSAFGKVVIANNAEEAASKMTEGAILVTRGTDREMMDSLNKASALIAEEGGLTSHAAVVGLSLGIPVIVGIENATSLLEDGMEITVDGTRGAIYKGHASVI, encoded by the coding sequence ATGCGTAAAACAAAAATAGTTTGTACTATTGGTCCTGCAAGTGAATCTGTCGAGAAGCTTACAGCATTAATGGAAGCAGGAATGAACGTATCCCGTCTTAACTTTTCCCACGGAGATTTCGAAGAGCACGGCAACCGCATCAAAAACATCAGGGAAGCTTCAAAGCTGACTGGCAAAACGGTTGCGATCCTTCTTGACACAAAAGGTCCAGAGATTCGTACACATTCCATGCAGGATGGCGCGATCGAACTGGAAAGAGACAAAGAAATCATTGTTTCCATGAATGAAGTGACCGGAACAACTGATAAATTCTCCATTTCCTATGAAGGACTCGTAGAAGATGTTCATGCTGGATCTATCATCCTTCTTGACGATGGACTAATCGGTCTTGAAGTTCTTGAAGTAAATAAAGCTGCCGGCGAAATCAGAACCAAAATCCTTAACAGCGGTACGCTTAAGAATAAAAAAGGCGTCAATGTTCCGGGTGTGAGTGTAAACCTTCCTGGAATTACAGAAAAAGATGCTAAAGATATCGTATTTGGAATCGAGCAGGGAGTGGACTTTATTGCGGCTTCTTTCGTCCGCCGTGCATCTGATGTGCTTGAAATCCGCGAGCTTCTTGAAGAGCATAAAGCAACGGATATTCAAATCATTCCAAAAATTGAAAACCAGGAGGGAGTCGACAATATCGACGAAATCCTTGAAGTTTCTGATGGCTTGATGGTAGCGCGCGGAGATTTGGGCGTTGAAATTCCTGCTGAGGAAGTTCCTCTTGTACAAAAAGACCTGATTAAAAAATGCAACGCACTTGGAAAGCCTGTTATTACAGCTACACAAATGCTTGACAGCATGCAGCGCAACCCGCGTCCTACACGTGCAGAAGCAAGTGACGTAGCCAATGCGATTTTTGACGGTACGGATGCAATCATGCTGTCCGGTGAGACAGCTGCTGGACAATATCCAATTGAAGCGGTTCAAACGATGCACAACATTGCTTCCAGAGCTGAAACTGCTCTTGACTACAAAGGAACGCTGTCTAAGCGCCGCGAACAAACGGGCATGACGATTACAGATGCAATCGGCCAATCTGTAGCACATACAGCACTGAACTTGAATGTCAGTGCCGTTGTGACACCGACTGAAAGCGGACATACAGCAAGAATGATTTCCAAGTACCGTCCTCAGGCACCAATTGTAGCTGTGACTTCTTGTGAGTCTGTATCCAGAAAGCTTGCTCTTGTTTGGGGAGTCTTCTCAAAAACGGGAACGAAGGCTGGTTCAACGGATGAAATGCTTGAGAATGCTGTTCAGGAATCCATTAACACAGGTATTGTCAAACATGGTGACCTGATTGTTATTACGGCTGGTGTGCCAATCGGCGAAGCGGGTACAACGAACCTTATGAAGGTTTATATTGTCGGAGATATCCTTGCTAAAGGTCAAGGTATCGGCCGCAAATCTGCATTCGGCAAAGTCGTTATTGCAAATAATGCGGAAGAAGCAGCTTCCAAAATGACGGAGGGTGCGATCCTTGTCACGAGAGGAACAGACCGTGAGATGATGGATTCATTGAATAAGGCTTCGGCTCTTATTGCAGAAGAAGGCGGATTAACGAGCCATGCTGCAGTAGTAGGGCTTAGCCTTGGAATTCCTGTAATCGTAGGGATTGAAAATGCTACATCGCTTTTAGAGGATGGAATGGAAATAACGGTTGACGGCACTCGCGGTGCGATCTACAAAGGTCATGCAAGCGTAATTTAA
- the pfkA gene encoding 6-phosphofructokinase, with product MKRIGVLTSGGDSPGMNAAVRAVVRKAIYHDVEVFGIYHGYAGLIAGNIEKLELGSVGDIIHRGGTKLYTARCPEFRTVEGREKGIEQLKKYGIEGLVVIGGDGSYMGAKKLTEMGFPCVGVPGTIDNDIPGTDLTIGFDTALNTVIDAIDKIRDTATSHERTYVIEVMGRHAGDIALWSGLAGGAETILIPEADHDLDDVVARLKRGHDRGKKHSIIIVAEGVGSGVEFGKKIEEATRFETRVSVLGHIQRGGSPTAADRVLASRLGAYAVELLLEEKGGRCVGIQNNKLVDHDIIEILETKHSVDPKLYQLSQELSI from the coding sequence TTGAAAAGAATCGGCGTTTTGACAAGCGGAGGAGATTCCCCAGGGATGAATGCAGCCGTTCGCGCTGTTGTCCGTAAAGCGATTTACCATGATGTTGAGGTTTTTGGCATCTATCATGGATATGCCGGATTGATTGCCGGAAACATTGAAAAATTAGAACTTGGCTCTGTGGGGGATATTATCCACCGCGGAGGTACAAAGCTTTATACAGCCCGCTGTCCGGAATTCAGAACAGTTGAAGGACGGGAAAAAGGGATTGAACAGCTTAAAAAATACGGAATAGAAGGTCTTGTTGTCATTGGCGGAGACGGCTCATACATGGGTGCGAAGAAGCTAACTGAAATGGGCTTTCCTTGTGTAGGCGTGCCTGGAACCATTGACAATGATATACCGGGAACGGATTTAACAATCGGTTTTGATACAGCCTTAAACACCGTTATCGATGCGATTGATAAAATCCGCGATACAGCAACGTCCCACGAACGCACATATGTCATTGAAGTAATGGGACGCCATGCAGGAGATATCGCGCTGTGGTCCGGTCTTGCCGGAGGAGCGGAAACCATTTTGATTCCTGAGGCCGACCATGACCTGGACGATGTAGTTGCCCGTCTTAAAAGAGGCCACGACCGCGGCAAGAAGCACAGTATTATCATCGTTGCAGAGGGTGTGGGAAGCGGCGTGGAGTTCGGCAAAAAGATTGAGGAAGCTACCCGTTTCGAAACCAGGGTTTCTGTTCTTGGACACATTCAGCGCGGAGGATCGCCGACTGCTGCGGACCGTGTGCTTGCCAGCCGTTTAGGTGCTTACGCAGTTGAGCTTCTGCTTGAAGAAAAAGGCGGACGATGTGTAGGAATTCAAAACAATAAACTTGTCGACCATGATATCATCGAGATTCTCGAAACGAAGCATTCGGTTGACCCGAAACTATATCAGCTGTCTCAGGAATTATCCATTTAA
- the accA gene encoding acetyl-CoA carboxylase carboxyl transferase subunit alpha, producing MVGELEFEKPVIELRKKIAELKEFTATADVDLSSEIERLESRLEKLEKDIYSNISPWDRVQIARHPKRPTTMDYMDILFTDFFECHGDRYFGDDEAIVGGIAKFKGTPVTVIGHQRGKDTKENIRRNFGSPHPEGYRKALRLMKQADKFGRAIITFIDTKGAYPGKAAEERGQSEAIAKNLFEMAGLSVPVICIVIGEGGSGGALGIGVGNHLLMLENSTYSVISPEGAAALLWKDSGQAKRAAESMKITAPDLKELGVVDEIISEVKGGAHRNLQEQALLIEQHLSKSMEILSKMDKSKLIEHRYQKYKAIGQVSFAEEMLGMH from the coding sequence ATGGTTGGAGAGCTTGAGTTTGAAAAACCGGTAATTGAACTAAGGAAGAAAATAGCGGAGCTGAAAGAATTTACGGCTACGGCAGATGTTGACCTTTCTTCAGAGATTGAGAGGCTTGAATCCAGGCTGGAAAAGCTTGAAAAGGATATTTACTCAAATATCAGCCCATGGGACAGAGTGCAAATTGCCAGACATCCGAAGCGTCCGACTACAATGGATTATATGGACATTCTTTTTACCGATTTCTTCGAGTGCCATGGTGACCGTTATTTTGGAGATGATGAAGCCATCGTCGGCGGAATCGCCAAGTTTAAAGGAACCCCGGTAACGGTTATCGGACATCAGCGCGGAAAGGATACAAAAGAGAATATCCGCCGCAATTTCGGCTCTCCTCACCCTGAAGGATACCGGAAAGCACTCAGACTAATGAAACAAGCGGATAAATTCGGACGTGCCATCATTACGTTTATTGATACAAAAGGAGCTTATCCCGGAAAAGCTGCAGAGGAGCGGGGCCAGAGCGAAGCCATTGCAAAGAATCTTTTTGAAATGGCCGGACTTTCCGTTCCAGTGATTTGTATTGTGATTGGAGAAGGGGGAAGCGGAGGTGCTCTAGGAATCGGTGTCGGAAATCATTTGCTGATGCTTGAGAACTCCACCTATTCTGTTATTTCACCTGAAGGAGCGGCTGCGCTGCTTTGGAAGGATTCAGGCCAGGCAAAAAGGGCAGCTGAATCCATGAAGATAACTGCCCCCGATCTTAAGGAACTGGGGGTCGTTGATGAAATCATCAGCGAGGTAAAAGGCGGAGCACACCGTAATTTACAGGAGCAGGCTCTTTTAATTGAACAGCATTTGAGCAAATCCATGGAGATACTGTCGAAAATGGACAAGAGTAAGCTTATCGAACACCGCTATCAAAAATACAAAGCGATTGGCCAGGTATCATTTGCCGAAGAAATGCTTGGCATGCATTAA
- the accD gene encoding acetyl-CoA carboxylase, carboxyltransferase subunit beta, whose amino-acid sequence MLKDLFSKKKKYASVPSEQARQDVPEGIMTKCPNCKKILVTKELNKNLKVCVNCDYHLQMNAKERITSLFDEHSFKEYDKDMISENPLNFPDYEEKLEKDRKKTSQNEAVVTGEGTIDGIRTVIAVMDASFRMGSMGSVVGEKITRAVEQAKKNKLPFIIFTASGGARMQEGVLSLMQMAKTSSALKLFSNEGGLTISVMTHPTTGGVSASFASLGDYNLAEPGALIGFAGRRIIEQTIREELPEDFQTAEFLLKHGQLDSVVSRLELRETLARILDLHQGGRH is encoded by the coding sequence TTGCTTAAGGATCTTTTTTCAAAGAAAAAGAAATACGCTTCCGTCCCTTCTGAACAAGCCAGGCAGGATGTTCCTGAAGGCATCATGACGAAATGTCCAAACTGTAAGAAAATCCTGGTAACAAAAGAATTAAATAAAAACCTGAAGGTGTGCGTGAACTGTGATTATCATTTACAGATGAATGCAAAAGAGAGAATAACGAGTTTGTTCGACGAGCATTCGTTTAAGGAATACGATAAGGATATGATTTCAGAAAATCCACTGAACTTTCCGGATTATGAAGAAAAGCTGGAAAAAGACCGCAAGAAAACGTCGCAAAATGAAGCGGTCGTTACCGGAGAAGGAACGATTGACGGAATCCGTACAGTGATCGCTGTGATGGATGCAAGCTTCCGTATGGGGAGCATGGGTTCAGTTGTTGGAGAGAAAATAACGAGAGCGGTTGAACAAGCGAAAAAGAACAAGCTTCCGTTCATCATCTTTACCGCTTCAGGCGGAGCGAGGATGCAGGAAGGGGTGTTAAGCCTCATGCAGATGGCGAAAACAAGCTCTGCATTAAAATTGTTCAGCAATGAGGGCGGCTTAACGATTTCGGTTATGACTCATCCTACTACCGGAGGAGTTTCTGCCAGCTTTGCATCACTCGGTGACTATAATCTTGCAGAGCCAGGCGCATTAATCGGATTTGCCGGAAGAAGGATTATTGAGCAGACAATCCGCGAAGAACTTCCTGAAGATTTCCAGACAGCGGAATTTTTGCTAAAGCACGGGCAGCTGGATTCAGTTGTTTCACGCCTTGAACTGAGGGAAACACTCGCCAGAATTTTGGATCTTCATCAAGGAGGCAGGCACTAA